The Lolium rigidum isolate FL_2022 chromosome 1, APGP_CSIRO_Lrig_0.1, whole genome shotgun sequence region GTCACCGCCCTGCCGACGGTGTCAGAGGCTGAGGCCGACCACTTCACCGGCCTCTTCGCCGCCTTTCCCGCCATCCGACGCATCGACTTCAACCTCCTGCCGTTCGACGAAGCCGCCTTTGCGGGCACCGACCCCTTCCTCCTACGGTGGGAGTCCCTGCGCCGCTCGGCTCACCTCCTCGGCCCTCTGATCGTCGGGAACACCCAGCGCGCGTCGGCCATCGTCACGGACGTCACCTTGGCTTCCCAACTAATCCCGATAGCTAAAGACGATCTGCACCTTCCATGCCACATCCTCTTCAGCTCCTGCGCAACCATGCTGTCGTTCCTCGCCTACTTCCCCACCTACCTCGACGGTGCCAGCACAAACCACCTTGCCGGCGACGTCAACATCCCCGGCATTGGTCACGTCCCGGTGGATTATCCCCCGCAGGTGCTGCGCAACCCCGACAGCCTCTTCACCAAGCAGTTCATCGCCAACGGCCGTTTGATCGCCGAGGCAGACGGCATTCTGGTCAACACGTTCGACGCCTTGGAGCCGGACGCACTCGCTGCCCTGCGCAGCGGCAAGGTCGTTCCCGGATTCCCGCCGGTGTTCGCCGTCGGCCCGCTCAAGTCGACGAGCACGACGGGGACCGATAATACGGTGGTCGGCGCGTCATCACCTATTGCATGGCTCGGCGAGCAGCCGGTGCGATCAGTGGTGTACGTGGCGTTCGGCAACCGTAGCGCCGCGGCGCTGGAGCAGATCCGTGAGATCGGCGCTGGGCTGGAGGCCAGCGGCTGCCGGTTCCTGTGGGTGGTGAAGACGACGGTGGTGGACCGCGAGGACACCGCCGAGCTGACGGACGTGCTGGGCGGCGGGTTCTTGGGCCGCGTGCAGGGGCGTGGGCTCGTGACCAAGGACTGGGTGGACCAGGAGGCGGTCCTGAAGCACCCCGCCATTGGGCTGTACCTCAgccactgcgggtggaactctgTGACGGAGTCGGTCTTGTATGGTGTGCCGATGCTGGCGTGGCCGGCGTTGGGCGACCAGCGGCTGGTCGCGACGGTGATAAGGAGCGGCGGCTTCGGGCAGTGGATGGAGCACTGGAGCTGGGAGGGGAACTCGGTGGTGAGCGGGGTGGAGATAGGGGAGATGGTGAAGCAGGTGATGGGAGATGAGGCGATTTCGGCGAGGGCGGCCAAGGTCCGGGAGGAGGCCACCAAGGCCGTCGCCCAAGGTGGCTCCAGCTACCTCAACATGCAGGAGTTTCTTGCCACGCTCAAGGCTACTTAGCGCTGTTGGGTACCTCTCCTCAATGGACTGTTTGTACGAGTACGAGCTGTTGCTCTCCTTCGATCGCTAGGTTTTTACAAAAGAACGTGTCACGTCTGTATTCGCAAAAATAAGTGTCACATCTGAAACTGACATAGGTCAGGTAGGGTACGGTGTTGCGGCCCTGTTGCAAATTCGAAACACAACACAATACACAAATATGTACGGTCGTACATACACTTAGGGTGTGATTGGTTGCTAGCATGGTTTTCTCGCCTCTGTGAGATATGGCTCCGTGAATGATGTATGAAGTTATGCAACCTCTAATTATTGTTGTGCAATTTATTTGGTTATAAATAATTTCTACTCTGCATTAGTTGTGAAACAAAGTCCTCGGCGTTTGCTTTCCTAAAAATCGTGTTTCAACAAATGGCACGGCTGTTTGGTTTACAGCTTGTTTGCTAGCTTGTTTGTCGAGTACATAACCTCGTCCCCTTCTTGGTGAGCTTGTATATGCCCATAAGGTGTTCGGCGCAATAGAAAATGACAGGACGACTACTATAGATCACATAATCAGCAAGGCtagcataataataataataataataataataataataataataataataataataataataataataataataacaataaTAATAGTTCTACCAGTGGATCATAGTGTTGCACCACGAGTTTACGAACAACAGCTTGTGAGTTCATCAACCGAGGGGTTACATAAATACCACCTCGCAAAATATACAGACTTGTAATCAGTTCAGATCAAACCTAGCTACTCCCAAAATAACATCATGGATgcgatgttcatcatcatcaaaaCAAGCAAAGCAACAAGCATCCAATGCTCCAGCTCCTCGGAGTAATACTTTATCACGAAGGCAATGAACCAGTCCATGCTTCCAGCAGGGGTCATCGCAAGATACCTGTTGTTCGTCTGTGCCTTGTGATCTGGCCATGAGGTGGCTCGGAGCACCGGGATGCTCATCGCGATGGCTTGTGATCTATGATGCAGTACCTATCCTGCGCTGGGATGTACCTGAGTGGCCGAGCCGGCATCACAGAGTTCGCCAGCAAATCGGGGGACTAGACGTCCTATAGAATAATCAAAGTATCAAAGTGCAAAAACAATGGTAAGCATGTTGGTACCAAGCTAATAGGCCAACATCATTGACAATGGTAAGCAAGCAAGCATACGTGGTAACAAGCTTCATGAAACTAGCAAACAACTTATGTGTAGAGACTATGAACAAAGACAATACTAATCTTCTACGCCTGCTGCCATACATAAATGCAAAGCTAGTACAAGGAAAAGTTGCACACGTCGTAGAACCAATCTCCGTACCAATTATTGCACTTATACATGAACGACACAGCTTAGAAAACACAGAACAAGGTGTTCCATAAAAATACGCCGACTCGAAATCATAGCCATCCACTCTACTCTCACAGATCGAGGCAGAAACTTAGCAGAACTACTCTACTCTCACAGATCGAAGCAAGAACTTAGCAGAACTACTCTACTCTCACAGATCGAAGCAAGAACTTCGAAGAACTAACCACGAACAAAGTGAAGGTGCTCTAGCCTTACAAATAGCAGCCGTCGTAGTCTAGATCTAAGCTAGGTTGGAAGGTACTCACAGTAATATGACAGTCGGTCCTAgcaaggaagacgacgacatgTTGACGAGGCGTAGGAGGATGAACTGTCGCGGCGGAGCTCCATCGGCCTGAGAAGAGACCGTCCCTTACCATGGTGGCCAACGAACAACTATGGACGGGGAGCTCGAAAGGGGGGAATGGTGGAAGACATTGGGCAGTGAGGCGGAGAGGCGTAAATAGGAGAGGAGTATCAGCGGGAGGTGGTCGAATTTCTCCCGTCATATTTTTTCGGCTGCGCACGGGCTCCCGCCATCCCTGCCTCGCACCAGTTGGGCACAATTTTTCCCAAACGGGCGCGAGACAAGGGTGACTGTCGAGAAACGGCCGAATCGAGTGTTCCCCCTCATACAGCTTTCTAGGTGCTTTAGAGTTCGTGCAATGTAGAGAATCTTTTTCCCGTGGCTATCCAAACGCCTGTTTTTTGTCTCCCTGGATGCGAGAAAACACATTGTTAGCGACCAAACACGCCCTTACAGACTTACCCATATGAACATTACCCACGCACACCCTACCTTGTGAGTCTTCAAGAGACTAGGTCTAGAAACTGACCCCACGGATTTTGAATTTACTAAGTCACCGCAAATGTCTCGCGATTGACATAACCGTCGTCTTCTATTGGAAGAATGCTTACAGCGAAGTTGTGGGCTAAGGGTGCGACTCCGGCCTAACCGGAAAATCCTATTCACCGCTCGATGAGGGTGCTGTCAGGGACGCTGCCCACAGCAGGCGCTACATGGGCTTGGCCTAGTATAGCGGTTTTTATTTTGATTCGTTTTACCTTTTCTGGTTTTTTGGTCTGGTGATTTCTTCTGGTTTTCTTGGGTTTTTACTAGTTTTTCGTTTTTGTCGTTCTTTTTTTcaactattttttatttttaaacattcTTCAAGTTTCCACTTTTTCActtttaagcaaaaaaaaaatttgaactttttcaagTTAGACCAAAAAAAATTAAGAATTTTTATTTCAACTttttttcaagtttgaacttttttgtttttgaacatttttattAACCTTTTTAAGTTTGACATATTTTtagatttaaatttttttaaaacatCAATATTTTTTCAATCTGAATATTTATCTCCATGTGCAATGGTTAATAAGACCGTCTTATCTTAATATCGTCACGTAATTTAGATATTGcgataaaacatgatgtacaatggTTTAGTTTTTGGTATTATCTCCAGTAACCAAACATCCTAAATATGTGGTGAAAGAGATTGTGTTAAGAGGCAAATCCTTTTTTCAGCATTCTCTCTCATTCACCTCAGCATTTATCTTACGTGGCattgctaagatatcaccattgtacatactCTAACCATCCAATCACACGTTTTGCGCATGAGAAAGAATCTGCTTACATGAATGAAAACCACTTATTCAAAAATAAACCCAGAGAAACACAAAGAAAAAGGCGTTCACGAAAAACAGAATCATGACATCGTGTGTGCCGGCCTTTGATATCCAATATTTCAAAATGATTAGTaagaaaaatatttaaattgTTCTCCTACTATGATGATTTCTTTAATGAATTATACATTTTAGGACTTCTTGAaaagaatcttgagcttgttcggAATGTTCCTGTGAAAGGATACAGAAGAAGATAGTGATAGCAGAGAATGTACCTAATCGTATTGTATTCATCCACAATGGGGTACTATTTATAGGAGTACATTAACACCAACACACACTCTAACTGACTAAGTGCAGATCCTAATCTACCGTGAGTGAGTGTGTGTTCAGCTGCATAGAGACCATGTCTGCCGCATGGATAACTATTGACTGTGGCTAAACACCTGACGACGGGCCGCGCGGCGAGAGGCTAGAGAGGGAGCACTGTGGAAGCCGCCGGTCCAGGGGTGGCGACGGCAGAGGTCGCCGGTGCACAGGTGGCAACGCCAGCTGAGTCGCTGGGGAGAGTCATGACGGTGGCGCTGACAGAGTGGTGAACGACGAAGCGGAGGAGTAGGATCGCTCAAACTGATACCATGAAAGAATACGAGGAAGATAGGGATAGAGAGAATGTAGCTGATCGTATTCATCCACAATGAGGTACTATTTATAGGAGTACATTGAACACCATCACACGCACTCTAACTGACTAACAACAGACCATAATCTACCGTGAGTATGTGCGTGTTCAGCTGCATGGAGACCATGTCTGCCGTATGGATAACTTATTTTTGAAATGGGGATAAAAACTccagcttctgcatcatgatgaagcATACGGCATTTTATTAATAAGTTTTAAATTTAGTAGTTATTACAACTCAAGTATCGCCAATAAttaatacaaaaatcaaccagcgaaataaACAAAGCATACTATCACTACACATCATTGTAGCCGCCTAGTATGTCGCCAGCCAGCCAGAGCGACCATCTGAAGCCgtatgcatccagaagccatggcatcccgctgcccctccggcGAAAGGAGGGCCATAGCTAAACCCAATGTGCCACCATATGGATAACTTGCAAAAAGTGAAAAATggtttttttgttaaagataatatcatttcgcacccttgatacgtctcaaacgtatctataatttcttatgttccatgctacttttatgatgatactcacatgttttatacacactttatatcattattatgcattcggcactaacctattgacgagatgccgaagagccagttgttgttttctcgctgtttttggtttcgaaatcctacaaaggaaatattctcggaattggacgaaatcaacgtccggggtcttatttttccacgaagcttccggaagaccgaggagaaatgaagtggggccacgggcgccgacaccataaggcagcgcggccagggtgggccccgcgccgcccgtggtgtggggcccccgtgcctcctccgactccgcccttccgcctacttaaagccttcgtcgcgaaaaccccgataccgagagccacgatacggaaaactttccagagacgccgccgccgccaatcccatctcgggggattcaggagatcgcctccggcaccctgctggagaggggaatcatctcccggaggactcttcatcactatgatcgcctccggatcgatgtgtgaatagttcacccctggactatgggtccatagcagtagctagatggttgtcttctcctcattgtgctatcatgttagatcttgtgagctgcctatcatgatcaagatcatctatttataatgctaaatgttgtgtttgttgggatccgatgaatattgaatactatgtcaagttgattatcaatctatcatatatgttgtttatgttcttgcatgctctccgttgctagtagaggctctggccaagttgatacttgtgactccaagagggagtatttatgctcgatagtgggttcatgcctccattgaatctgagacagtgacaaaagttctaaggttgtggatgtgctgttgccattagggataaaacatcaatgctctgtctaaggatatttgtgctgattacatgacacaccatacttaatgcaattgtctgttgttcgtaacttaatactggaaggggttcggatgataacctgaaggtggactttttaggcatagatgcatgctggatagcagtctatgtactttgtcgtaatgggctgattaaatctcatagtactcatcatgatatatgtatgtgcattgttatgccttctttatttgtcaattgcccaactgtaatttgttcacccaacatgccatttatcttatgggagagacaccactagtgaactgtggatcccggtccattctttacatctgaaatacaatctactgcaatacttgttctttgctgttcttcgcaaagaaatatcatcttccacacaatacatctaatcctttgtttacagcaagccggtgagattgacaacctcactgttacgttggggcaaagtattttgattgtgttgtgaaggttccacgttggcgccggaatccctggtgttgcaccgcattacactccgccaccaacaaccttcacgtgtttcttgactcctactgattcgataaccttggtttcttactgagggaaaacttgtcgctgtacgcatcacacctttctctcggggttcccaacggacgtgtgtcttacacgccgtcaaccctccatatagaccaacataaagcagagacCCCAATTCAAATTATTGCCTTAGACTGTCTATCTACCCTATTTAACCAATTACCGAACGTATCAGTAACATTGTAACCGCATGGATAATTATTGACTGGAAAACTCTGACGACTAGCTCTAGCTAAGACGTAGTCTAACATCCTGAAATATGGAGTACCATTACTATCAAAACGGTAAACCTTGGTTGATAAACTTTATGCAACTTCAGATTATATGTATACTGAATTCTGTATGCACTCTTTAGAAATTTGGAGCCAATTAAAACAAAATCCAACTTACGATTAAATTTTAAAAAAGAGGGGATAAAATGACGTCCCATTATGAGAAAATGTAGGAAAACAATTTTCTAAGATTTGAAATCATTCATTTAGGCTTACTTTGCATCTTACTACCTTTTTTGTAGTTTTTTTATAAATTTAATAAAGCCTACCGTTATCTTTAGGGGTTTATTAAAGGCATTTTTGGAAAATAAAAATGGATATAATTTGATTTTTGGTGGATTGTTTGGAGTATTTAATTTATTGGAAATTGCTTAGAATGTAGAAATTGAAAAGAAAATTTTGACTACAATACTTAACTTCCTTAATATAAAAGTGTTTTAAGACCTTGAGAACCTTGTTGTGCAAAAGAACAAGGGTTTGACTGTTGGAGATAGTGCCCTAGAGGTAAATAATAAAGAATGTTTATTTTTATATCTCAATAGTTTATAATATTTTTAACTATAAAAATtattctcttatgcaggttatttaccgatgtatggctatgctctgtttaTGGCCGTCGCTGCAGTGCTTGCAGGACCATGACCTTTTTACGAAGGTGTCTACATGGTTGGAGAATACGACCAAGGAGTTTATTACCTAACATGGCTGGCTAATCGTAGGATTGCGGCACCATTGGTGTAACTAGCTTCTCTTTTGATGAATTTCAGAACTATTGTATTTACTTTTTGAGAACTTGTACTATGTTGGGACGGCTGtgaatcttagttatgcagaggccgagtGTTTTATAGTAAAGcgtcttttatcgaaaaaatagtTTATAATAAGTCTTATGCCAATGCTATAACTAGTTTAATCGAAAACACTGGTGCACATATGGTATGTAAACAAAGCAGGGTTCCTAGTAAGTAGATATGCGAACTAGCTCATTATGGTCATTCGATGATCAAGATTTTCTGGTCATAGACATTTACTAGACCGTGATAGCGCGTGTTGTTGTGCCCATCATTTTGACGATAGAATGATCAGAATTTCCGTAAATTTAGGGAGACACAAAACATAGAACTTAAGTTGTTAGTTCATCAATGTAGATAAACTCTAGTTAAAAGATTGAACGATTATAAACATACACTACATACCAAGTAGTAAAGCATGTAAAAAGGTGACAATTTTGCTGACAACATGAGTTCA contains the following coding sequences:
- the LOC124674803 gene encoding UDP-glycosyltransferase CGT-like, whose protein sequence is MALAAATPSSGNQGRCSPHLVFIPSAGMGHLLPFTRFIAALADTGGVDISVVTALPTVSEAEADHFTGLFAAFPAIRRIDFNLLPFDEAAFAGTDPFLLRWESLRRSAHLLGPLIVGNTQRASAIVTDVTLASQLIPIAKDDLHLPCHILFSSCATMLSFLAYFPTYLDGASTNHLAGDVNIPGIGHVPVDYPPQVLRNPDSLFTKQFIANGRLIAEADGILVNTFDALEPDALAALRSGKVVPGFPPVFAVGPLKSTSTTGTDNTVVGASSPIAWLGEQPVRSVVYVAFGNRSAAALEQIREIGAGLEASGCRFLWVVKTTVVDREDTAELTDVLGGGFLGRVQGRGLVTKDWVDQEAVLKHPAIGLYLSHCGWNSVTESVLYGVPMLAWPALGDQRLVATVIRSGGFGQWMEHWSWEGNSVVSGVEIGEMVKQVMGDEAISARAAKVREEATKAVAQGGSSYLNMQEFLATLKAT